The genomic window gtcgatattcttttcttgatagcgaatggtcctaattttttgtagtccaatttgtcgcttggtcgcgttgttttgatgtttcgtcggagtaggtagaccatgtctccctccccaaagattggtcccttcgatcttttacgattatggtattgtgccattctgtttcgtacgaattccaattcgtgtcgcatttcttcgtgcaatctcttcagttcatctgcttgcagcatcgctcgttctgcttgcggtccttcgcgctgtgttcgaaatacttcgggattaaatccgtaattggcgtaggctggtgtttgctttgtcgattctgatatcgagctattgtaagccaattgcgctgtaggtaaccatttaacccaatcgtcctgttgatgattgatgtaacatcgtagatactgttcaagcgtctggttcaatctttccgtctgtccatctgtctgtggatggtatgcggtgcttaacttgtgattcgttccaagttgtgccataagtgcttgccaaaacttagaagtaaatgtacttcctctgtccgatatgatttcttctggcagtccatggttacttgctattgttcgtaagaacacatatgcaagttcttctgcattgcttgcttctctgtacggtaaaaagtatccgtattttgtgagtctatccgtgaccacgaatatgctgtcatattccacgttggtcattggttcttttgacattggtagcttcgtaatatgatcgaaagctatcgattcccatggtcgtgttggtactggtaatggttgcagttctccgtatggcttatgtcgtgaagccttactttttccgcattgtatgcattcgttgacaaccttttcgaccattttcttgattcctgagaaatcgtattgtcgtcgtatcttatccagtgtcttgcggattccttgatgtccgtagactggatgttcatgcatttctttgatgcattcttcttgtaattctggtggtatccagattttctctccatacattggtactcctcctgggtggcatgtgcatcccgtcggtacgtccccaatgtgttgtatattgtctgttgcccattggtgtattttgccgtatactgggtcttctttctgtactttcaatatggcattcagttgtttctgctggaaattgccatttttattgatctcaaggagtggtcctgttgctgtaggtactcctgtatcgtagtcgcttcttcgacttagagcgtctgctcgtccgttctcggatccttttcgatggatgatttcgtagtcgaattctgaaagatattcggcccatcgaatttgtcgtccattcaattgttgcgtcgtcgcaaaatgagagatgttcttatgatcggtatacaccttaactttgtgtttgcttcccatgagatagtgtctaaattccttgaaagcattgatgattgctaggaattctttgtcgtagatggggtagttgagttctgctccatgaagtttcttcgagtagaacgcaatagggtgtagttttccgtcatcgtctctttgtccaacttgtgctcctagagcaaagtctgatgagtcggtttctagttccgtttctttttctgggtcgaaggttctcaaaacaggttcggatgtgatgagttctttgatcttgtcaaaggcacattgcgcctcatcgttccaattccactgcttatccttcttggtgagttcatccaagggtgctgcgatttcgccgtagctcttgatgaatctcctgtaatagttcgcaaagcctctaaagctttgtatgtccttgacattcttcggtgttggccagttccttactgcctcaatctttgtcttttccattcgtatctcgtttggtcgtatcgtgtgtcctaggaagtctacttcctgggtatggaatttgctttttgctggttccactagtaacttcgcgtcttgtagcgcttgtagtaccttgtgtacatgtcttttgtggtcttccagggtttttgagaagatcagtatatcgtccagatacactaccacaaaattgtccaaatattttcgtagtacgctgttgatcattcgttggaatgtcgctggtgcgttggtaagcccgaatggcattaccaggtattcgaatagtccgaacttcgttctaaaggctgtcttccattcatggcctttctttattcgaatcaaattgtatgctcccttcaggtccaaagcggtgaaccaattcattccgtgcaatcggtcccgtagttccgatattagtggcaacggtgttcgatccttcatggtaatcgcgttcaatcgccgatagtccactactaaccgcagtttcccgtttttctttggaacaaacataactgggtatccagcttctgatgtggatgctctgatgtagcctttcgctaacatctcgtcgatgtactcccgtagtgtttcgagttctcttgcgtttaagttgtaaatcttatggaatgttgtcgactttccgtctatcaattcaatctgatgatcccattggctgtgttctggtaatccggtttctaattcttctgcgaataatttttcgtatttccggtattccttagggatattcttgagtctttcttctttcgttattgggcttttgtcgtctttatcgttctcgttcctcttttctccttcgagtttcttgtttgtgttcgcgaggtctttccttaaggtggcaataacctttcggatcttggcttttgtcttcttgttgcttattgttgttcgtatcccggtttgtagcgccgtcgaggtcgttacggtggatccaattgttttgactgcttttctgccgcttgtttgttgtcgttggtccttggataacttgcttgaaggttctttttcttcagaactctgttcatgagctaagttatgacgaaatttcgttctttcttccgaattctgctgattctgttggcctgaagtctcgttccacttcagttggcctgtcctccagttgatcagtgggttactctcccataaccatgggtaccctaacactaggtcgtgttccgatacgtccataacatcgagttgaatcacttctgaatgactttgaatctgtacttcgagatgatcagtctcttggttaatgattccgtcattataggcaaaaagttttccttcgatatcagttaactcgtatggtgcctctttgtgtttccacggtagttggtaacgattcacaactctgggtgagatatagttgcccatcgcgccactgtccacaagtatgcgaacgcgatgtcccatgacttcggcgtctaataccattttgtcgcttcgtccgttctgggttgcgttgagggtcattagcgtctttcttttcatgccagcctgtagcccttttacagatggcgtgcctcgttttttgagttttccggaatagattcttctgcgatttgtcgtttcatttcttggtaccattctgtaggtccagttccgttttgcgggtgcttgaagcaaaacccatcgtcaaacatttgacataggcgattgtaaatttggtttttcatttctccgtgtttttcgcatcttgggttgtcgcagtttaccgcatatttcctgttgcatctggggttgaacttctgttcgttgtaccacttatccaactgttgttcactgtggtatgttgattctgtggttcccctggggtctttctgttcgagtatgtctaatgctcgctgtgtccgtttgtatgctgctggtgttccacattgccacttgtgccattccctggccttatctaccatatgttctgaacaattaggtagtgggcataccatgtggtcttttgtttcacatcgaggtgacttgagtagtaactcccttctgtgtgttgggatttttccctcatacacatactgatgccactgcctgttcttcgtatgtacatgtaactggcatgtgtctgattcacatacgtccgtaggatctgtatgagctcggcatttgatgggtgtgtttgaatcgggttccaagatcatcgtttgatcgttattgattatcttcactctccattctaggagttcccatctgaagtatggtgctttgatcggatatcctttcatcctgatcggaaacgcatccaatcgtgccttggtttgaaagtgtgcctggcacattgcaaacgcgcatgatgcccatgctaaacgtgtatgttccgcgtgtcttggtgagagtctaggatcgtcttccttctctccttccggaaaccatagtgtctggttttccattgccgtggtggtgtccactgctagaataggaattgcgaaatgttttcctgttggtgcggggaaatatcgctgtacagcttgttcttgtgtggctgtcagccttgcaggcgtttcttcctcgcttcgttcgtcttcggacgcttctggagtatctaggattgcgttgtcgtcatcgacgctcatttcccttactctatcttccggttcgtcgaaggtggtgaggatttgtgcgtcttgctcctccctatattgttgttcccttcgattcttccttgcttctgcttgttgtcgcacccaatcgagaatttcttggtgcgagtcttcgtccaaatattctggcgattttggttcatggagttcctttcgtcccgtcattgcaagcgttctcttttccattgattgttcgtccaggtcttcttgtaccagttgtttggctacttgcagtccgtttcctatgaagttcataattttcttctttggttttcttggttcttttggaaaccatcctctttcttgtttgctgctcatgtgaacgtagcagttgtcgtcatagcagaaggtccagttgaggttcttatgttccacctctgattcggtaacttcgattttctgttggttagtagaattgagttgtttcttacctccttctggtactggcttccattctttcctgggtttcttgcatttattggcgaaatgtcctggttttccgcagttgtagcatttcttttcctttttgtcgtctttcttggtagcgtcaagctccattcgtccagggttaagagtgtgaccataggcaataggttcgtcacgctttctgcgttgattggcttggtaactcttccctttggcagggctccaggttcctttaccctgtttcttctgtatgcgtcgctgatactgtctgtcgtcgattcgtaccgccatagcgatgtagtccgataagttgtctggtctgttctccctgtagagttcatctttgacttcttccttaagtcctttatagaaagctgacataagaggttcgtcctcccagtcaagctgagatgcaagttgtctgaagcgagcggcataatcggatgccgatcccttctgcttgagcccgtcgatgtagtactcagcagccctagcttcgtcaactgttccaaaggcctttttgatagctttttcgaattcatcgtaactttcgaaaatggtgttggtttcttcttcgcggtcgtctttttctttgttaaggtagtccctcataatgggttcaaaccatgcgagtgccactcccgtcatacaccctcctgcgtgcagtaccttggcagaggattcttccattttggtcgggaattgtcggtggtaagccctgagttgagtgaggaatccttgaagcgcacccggggatccgtcgtacggtcctggtgccctgggtctaaggatttctcccaagtcctttttaattgtggccgcagtcgtggcttgttcctgccg from Metarhizium brunneum chromosome 2, complete sequence includes these protein-coding regions:
- the Tf2-12_8 gene encoding Transposon Tf2-12 polyprotein, whose product is MAPRETTTASGSNETREGPTTISAHDMLAEIIRLRERVQQMEEERQEQATTAATIKKDLGEILRPRAPGPYDGSPGALQGFLTQLRAYHRQFPTKMEESSAKVLHAGGCMTGVALAWFEPIMRDYLNKEKDDREEETNTIFESYDEFEKAIKKAFGTVDEARAAEYYIDGLKQKGSASDYAARFRQLASQLDWEDEPLMSAFYKGLKEEVKDELYRENRPDNLSDYIAMAVRIDDRQYQRRIQKKQGKGTWSPAKGKSYQANQRRKRDEPIAYGHTLNPGRMELDATKKDDKKEKKCYNCGKPGHFANKCKKPRKEWKPVPEGGKKQLNSTNQQKIEVTESEVEHKNLNWTFCYDDNCYVHMSSKQERGWFPKEPRKPKKKIMNFIGNGLQVAKQLVQEDLDEQSMEKRTLAMTGRKELHEPKSPEYLDEDSHQEILDWVRQQAEARKNRREQQYREEQDAQILTTFDEPEDRVREMSVDDDNAILDTPEASEDERSEEETPARLTATQEQAVQRYFPAPTGKHFAIPILAVDTTTAMENQTLWFPEGEKEDDPRLSPRHAEHTRLAWASCAFAMCQAHFQTKARLDAFPIRMKGYPIKAPYFRWELLEWRVKIINNDQTMILEPDSNTPIKCRAHTDPTDNGRSDKMVLDAEVMGHRVRILVDSGAMGNYISPRVVNRYQLPWKHKEAPYELTDIEGKLFAYNDGIINQETDHLEVQIQSHSEVIQLDVMDVSEHDLVLGYPWLWESNPLINWRTGQLKWNETSGQQNQQNSEERTKFRHNLAHEQSSEEKEPSSKLSKDQRQQTSGRKAVKTIGSTVTTSTALQTGIRTTISNKKTKAKIRKVIATLRKDLANTNKKLEGEKRNENDKDDKSPITKEERLKNIPKEYRKYEKLFAEELETGLPEHSQWDHQIELIDGKSTTFHKIYNLNARELETLREYIDEMLAKGYIRASTSEAGYPVMFVPKKNGKLRLVVDYRRLNAITMKDRTPLPLISELRDRLHGMNWFTALDLKGAYNLIRIKKGHEWKTAFRTKFGLFEYLVMPFGLTNAPATFQRMINSVLRKYLDNFVVVYLDDILIFSKTLEDHKRHVHKVLQALQDAKLLVEPAKSKFHTQEVDFLGHTIRPNEIRMEKTKIEAVRNWPTPKNVKDIQSFRGFANYYRRFIKSYGEIAAPLDELTKKDKQWNWNDEAQCAFDKIKELITSEPVLRTFDPEKETELETDSSDFALGAQVGQRDDDGKLHPIAFYSKKLHGAELNYPIYDKEFLAIINAFKEFRHYLMGSKHKVKVYTDHKNISHFATTQQLNGRQIRWAEYLSEFDYEIIHRKGSENGRADALSRRSDYDTGVPTATGPLLEINKNGNFQQKQLNAILKVQKEDPVYGKIHQWATDNIQHIGDVPTGCTCHPGGVPMYGEKIWIPPELQEECIKEMHEHPVYGHQGIRKTLDKIRRQYDFSGIKKMVEKVVNECIQCGKSKASRHKPYGELQPLPVPTRPWESIAFDHITKLPMSKEPMTNVEYDSIFVVTDRLTKYGYFLPYREASNAEELAYVFLRTIASNHGLPEEIISDRGSTFTSKFWQALMAQLGTNHKLSTAYHPQTDGQTERLNQTLEQYLRCYINHQQDDWVKWLPTAQLAYNSSISESTKQTPAYANYGFNPEVFRTQREGPQAERAMLQADELKRLHEEMRHELEFVRNRMAQYHNRKRSKGPIFGEGDMVYLLRRNIKTTRPSDKLDYKKLGPFAIKKRISTNNYELSLPKTMRNHPIVHISLLEKAPNNAPAEEDIEVMNETEYEVERILDMRTRNKTRQYLIKWKSYGDEENTWEPTEHLKNCQHLLRQYHQQHSTRHPQTQRSNPTRQ